Proteins from one Oncorhynchus gorbuscha isolate QuinsamMale2020 ecotype Even-year linkage group LG18, OgorEven_v1.0, whole genome shotgun sequence genomic window:
- the LOC124002906 gene encoding msx2-interacting protein-like isoform X3, giving the protein MVRETRHLWVGNLPEHVREEKIVEHFKRYGRVESVKVLRKRGSEGGVAAFVDFVDIKSAQKAHNAVNKMGDRDLRTDYNEPGSVPSAVRGLDDNPPSSSHGRDVSGFSRGAVGPVFGPPVSIHTREGRYERIRDGSESRERAYDHSPYGHHERGGTFDRQRHYNADYYRDRTMFAAGVSPGPGSAGAMGGSFETPEPHFESRIRGDPFTLSSAARRDPYRDDRGRRVDRTYHRRSRSSHSSQSRHPSPQRTTGQTPKAPHSPKRAPLSPGRGPRSRSRSRSSSSDSVSSTSSTGSGSDSNSSSSDGSHARSVQSSATHAPPSQPCSMVMEGDEPRRSFGIRVQNLPVRSTDTSLKDGLFHEFKKHGKVTSVQIHGALEDRYGLVFFRQQEDQEKALNVSKGKLFFGMMIEVSAWNGPETESENEFRPLDGRIDEFHPKATRTLFIGNLEKTTSYQQLLDIFQRFGEIVDIDIKKVNGVPQYAFVQYSDIVSVCKAIKKMDGEYLGSNRLKLGFGKSMPTTCVWLDGLASNITEQYLTRHFCRYGHVVKVVFDRLKGMALILYNNTDFAQAAVRETKGWKIGGNKIKVDFASQESQMAFYRSMQASGQDIRDFYEIPTERREERPRPPYHEFSAERAYFENARTPGTIYPEDPRRDYPARSRERYSELEHYQGEHFDPRYHEDPREFRDYRDPFEQDIRKYTYIQRERERERERFEADHGMWSPSHPRRPITPSASPSPSERAPRDPERRVYSQSSERSGSCSSLSPPRFDKTDKAPHLEHGASSKSERLEKDIHLVEPERVAGAEKSKRGRRKEKGDKEKGEKSKSRKAKVQSPSIPPSETELEPSLDGGSGRGKVSDQDSLDRQRYKGDNDPPSDPTTSTSRHEPVKSERLESVKGENADKDGKTRSRKHQKSDTGNDGKDPSVDSDRLAARKRRFGDASGRTIRQKRRRLEDEDGSQPQDFGASTAFTKEIDGDRKSQQKDSQRRDSRSKSERLVFLGSHKEGQDPAMRGQEELPEGSMDPMDSKRHRRFSHDGNMDQDNARNQDQQSPFKYGAQDNDKGVKEEPLDIDLSQSYRKQMEQRRLHQQLQEPDKQEKAGSPQGLETEDLEHRSLVHEVGKPPQDVTDHFPSHKLKKLEQFDADISAKRGDRVYRSFRQKSEDPEWHNTASPGLQHFSHHAEQDFAESSHLREVKTEDKSHPELELAVKRTHTTQMSKPSTPLQLSEEEREKQWESRVKQDFLPDLNFSRGIGKNTHNRKRLEYGILQDLEPGEVRSDSEEDREHKPHSPMPSTSMPDGQRVDRFSDPKLATLERMKFYSFALDQTITPDTKALLERAKSLSSSREDNWSFLDYDSHFAGLRSRKDTEKVESAPRPTPSWYMKKKKIRSGGSEDKLDDRKEDPKPKPEEHERRELFASRFLHSSIFEQDSRRLQHLERKHEDPEQSPAHQTDQQGLADGQPDTEPVVLFHSRFLEFTRLQQQKDQQLHEVKRADSVDSNRVEKSLEAEQQPLQFPKTSEPVMDPETKPTSPAENHIISQPPLMPKEMSPPKQMSPPLPPKEMSPPKEMAPPLPPKEMAPPLPPKEMAPPLPPKHTSPPLPPKHTSPPLPPKHTSPPLPPKEMSPPKHTSPPLPPKGMSPPKHTSPPLPPKEMSPPKHTSPPLPPKEMSPPKHTSPPLPPKEMSPPKHTSPPLPPKEMSPPKHTSPPLPPKEMSPPLPPKEMFPPLPPKEMSPTVETHDLFTPEPKGPEPAAPEPLTKENRENEQLPPLLQIPPCEMLTPASVNLVAPEHIRSVRKVKRTPSGEKSEDITQDIQMLNPEQSSSSDCLHETSVSSFVPEPELAAPELPPEMLSSTAPNPVEEMEVSKDDTNTDNTDTHTEVEKKLELNQTQVLVDNETSDESISPPQKSKNKKSKSPTQAPLTPLVSTTSSEKPLTRKSERTKRASSPRAESSKGNSDSKSTGKSPIHGADPEHGTEQSISVGRARRRNVKSVYATPVEEDATKGAGKDVTESPRTARKRGGDKDKEAAPQQPLEQDSLAPITSRRGRPPKNRRQGEDMLTAKGDRSKMETKDTDSNESESSERISKVSKGRHSPHGHKALASQLPMPIATGSSRKGDKTEPPEDVSQQMDFTEASLAMQDCTVSCKEDTVAPGVTKKEENVKQQLGTEKSRDKDRQKKDPVDEKASVTKFGEKESEPPVVEEQPVLEKMEKSGRGKAPRLTRTPKSPVLKNLKIRLNVTEVKDLLQMGDEEPENGDDSSKKTKPGESTNDSLLESSPGKDVSSSNEDKDESTPEIKPPIDPKTLLQQEQELEQAVENIAKLTDPTLPAESPTPLAPPSAELKIDTEEEKSANPASEYELAAAIDSIMGEDIPVPLPQEPVISAVVDSDLEIPSFVQPTKGAEPVSNISPIQGESFFPTTPRKGAKGRAKTPKRSKSQKSNNKDAVKEISSEPENTSITSDNIPSNSQPVPETIPSTPAAGVITTTSWKPKTEHLAPKATDMPKELKLPPVLTEHPPPQHLKPVCPQTKSPTLPKPQQQQPPPPPSECISPSLSPPPTRPNIRPTQPSRIPVSPPDWLNQSKDTGVPSSPRASAASFENPAIPSDTEPLETERNNSDLRRILMKHKNVSLTVPCSSSVPSNLATLSLRDPPHLPESNTPKVAVTSKTSLNDNRPHPAQPVVRPPASLPSPESKSVISVIASTATSVISRVCNPPDMEKVNVSVDRNPVVDMPLPKQTYRPPSMEDRDSGSYHGPSVGEEGGSAGRYLVESLGTGSSPGLRVNTSEGVVVLSHSGQIKEGPQRISAKISQIPPATVVDMESQQLVSMPQIKQEMYTHSQSNTPKCPPIQTDHGHLKTQQTVSSIKQENTGMEKLESPYPSGPQGGVVKRLQQTVGNPQVMGYHHSEFTMLLKHPKKVDGVDGLNADGCKPSWTSAISPAMSPHLPSPAGNHVGFVPGSATDRTPSHLSGVKQEPRSPRKSGHPHSPFTKVSSPIGSSSPKGLPGMLPSSLPTMQQYVTSVHHPEQSVIMQPHSAHGGIGRMSPHRASQAIPMGHLVQGEVRVNTPPLSVMSFGMHGDPLASPWSGPLQQRPTSPQAVGRDIVLKVNPGNVRGHEGEQDDARRFHQATGRQSATQLKAETMQPDPRGALLSGLQLDPYMSPRDLRVLMHHPQGERSAPEPHQGHIQETVPPSSTSTNITSSMSPRAHLLAKGVSEKDVTKPQEVKRPHSPPKDGMMGFRPSMAAMASPQRVQLLPSGTGASFSEYPGIYTNTRAIHSQITETSPFGINQVPLNTTSALGADPSQSQAEVKVKQVEQQPVNMVQLLTKYPIVWQGLLALKNDQAAVQLHFVCGNKGLALRSLPLPEGGSLLRIVQRMRLEASQLDGVARRMTQGESEFCLLLALPCGRDQEDVLNQTQALRTAFINYLQAKLAAGIINVPNPGSNQPAYVLQIFPPCEFSESHLSRLAPDLLNRISNISPHLMIVITSV; this is encoded by the exons ATGGTTCGGGAAACCAGACACCTTTGGGTGGGAAATTTACCCGAACATGTTCGAGAGGAGAAAATTGTCGAACATTTTAAACG CTATGGACGCGTCGAGAGCGTCAAGGTCCTGCGGAAGCGTGGGTCGGAGGGTGGCGTGGCAGCCTTTGTGGATTTTGTGGATATCAAAAGTGCACAGAAGGCTCACAATGCTGTCAACAAGATGGGGGACAGGGACCTGCGCACTGACTACAATGAACCTGGGTCTGTCCCTAGTGCTGTTCGGGGCCTTGATGACAACCCCCCCTCGAGCAGTCATGGGCGGGATGTTTCAGGATTCTCTAGGGGGGCAGTGGGTCCAGTGTTTGGCCCCCCAGTGTCCATTCACACCAGAGAGGGGCGTTATGAACGGATAAGAGATGG CTCAGAGAGCCGGGAGCGTGCATATGATCACAGCCCCTATGGACACCATGAGCGCGGTGGCACTTTTGATAGACAGCGTCACTACAACGCAGACTATTACCGCGATCGCACCATGTTTGCAGCTGGAGTTAGCCCTGGGCCAGGAAGTGCCGGTGCTATGGGTGGGAGCTTTGAAACCCCGGAGCCTCATTTTGAGTCCAGGATCCGAGGAGATCCCTTCACCTTGTCTAGTGCTGCGCGGCGTGACCCCTATCGAGATGACCGAGGGCGTCGTGTTGACAGAACTTACCATCGCCGCAGTCGGTCATCTCATTCTTCACAATCTCGACACCCCTCCCCGCAAAGGACCACGGGGCAAACGCCCAAAGCCCCCCATTCCCCCAAAAGAGCCCCCCTCTCCCCAGGTAGAGGTCCACGCTCTAGGTCTCGTAGTAGGTCCTCTAGCTCTGATTCTGTCAGCAGCACCAGCAGTACCGGCAGTGGCAG CGATTCAAACAGCAGCTCAAGTGATGGGTCTCATGCACGCTCTGTTCAGTCCTCTGCTACACATGCACCCCCCTCTCAGCCGTGCTCTATGGTAATGGAAGGTGACGAACCACGCAGAAGCTTTGGCATCCGGGTGCAGAACCTACCAGTGCGCTCCACAG ACACAAGTTTAAAAGATGGACTGTTCCATGAGTTCAAGAAACATGGGAAAGTGACATCTGTGCAGATCCACGGGGCCTTGGAGGACCGATATGGTCTGGTGTTCTTCAGACAGCAGGAAGACCAAGAGAAAGCCCTCAACGTCTCCAAAGGAAAGCTTTTCTTCGGCATGATGATCGAGGTTTCTGCCTGGAACGGCCCTG aaacagagagcgagaatgAATTCAGGCCTTTGGATGGACGGATTGATGAATTTCACCCCAAGGCGACTAGGACCCTGTTTATCGGCAACTTGGAGAAGACCACCAGTTACCAACAACTACTTGATATCTTTCAGCGCTTTGGAGAGATTGTG GATATTGACATTAAAAAGGTTAATGGTGTTCCTCAATACGCCTTTGTGCAGTATTCTGATATTGTCAGTGTCTGCAAAGCTATAAAGAAGATGGATGGAGAGTATTTGGGGAGCAACCGGCTCAAG CTGGGTTTTGGGAAGAGTATGCCCACAACATGTGTTTGGCTGGACGGTTTGGCTTCCAACATCACAGAGCAATATCTCACACGCCACTTCTGCCGCTATGGACATGTAGTCAAG GTGGTGTTTGACAGGTTGAAGGGGATGGCTCTCATCTTGTATAACAACACAGATTTTGCACAGGCAGCTGTCAGGGAAACCAAAGGCTGGAAGATTGGCGGCAACAAAATAAAG GTGGATTTTGCCAGCCAAGAGAGTCAGATGGCTTTTTATCGCTCTATGCAGGCCTCTGGGCAAGACATTAGAGACTTCTACGAAATTCCAACTGAAAGAAG AGAGGAACGACCAAGACCCCCATACCATGAGTTCTCAGCAGAAAGAGCCTACTTTGAGAATGCACGCACCCCTGGCACCATTTACCCCGAAGATCCTCGCCGAGACTATCCTGCCCGCAGCCGTGAGCGGTATTCTGAACTGGAGCACTACCAGGGAGAACACTTTGACCCACGCTACCATGAAGACCCTCGGGAGTTCAGGGATTATCGAGATCCTTTTGAGCAGGACATTCGGAAGTACACATACATCCAGAGGGAGCGAGAAAGGGAGCGGGAGCGCTTTGAGGCAGACCATGGCATGTGGAGCCCCTCTCATCCACGGCGCCCGATCACACCTTCTGCCTCCCCTTCACCATCTGAGCGTGCTCCCAGAGACCCAGAGCGACGGGTCTACAGTCAATCCTCTGAGCGAAGTGGTAGTTGCAGCTCACTCTCACCACCACGCTTTGACAAGACTGACAAGGCTCCTCATTTGGAACATGGAGCCAGCTCTAAGAGTGAGAGGTTGGAAAAAGACATCCACCTGGTTGAACCTGAGCGTGTTGCTGGGGCTGAGAAGAGCAAGCGGGGGAGACGAAAGGAGAAAGGTGACAAAGAAAAAGGGGAGAAGAGTAAGTCGAGGAAAGCAAAGGTGCAATCTCCCAGCATCCCACCGTCTGAGACAGAGCTAGAACCCAGCCTGGATGGAGGCTCTGGAAGGGGAAAGGTGTCAGACCAGGACAGCCTTGACAGACAGCGGTATAAAGGTGACAACGACCCTCCTTCAGATCCGACAACCTCAACCTCTCGCCATGAACCTGTAAAAAGTGAGAGGCTTGAGTCGGTGAAAGGTGAGAACGCAGACAAGGATGGTAAAACACGATCCAGAAAACACCAAAAATCTGACACGGGAAATGATGGGAAAGATCCATCAGTGGATTCTGATCGGTTGGCTGCGAGAAAGCGGCGCTTTGGAGATGCCAGTGGGAGAACCATTCGACAGAAGAGGAGAAGGCTGGAAGATGAGGATGGGAGTCAACCCCAAGACTTTGGAGCTAGCACTGCCTTTACAAAAGAGATTGATGGTGACAGAAAGTCTCAGCAAAAAGACTCACAGCGGAGGGATTCAAGATCCAAATCAGAGAGACTGGTGTTTCTTGGCAGTCATAAAGAGGGTCAGGATCCTGCAATGAGAGGACAAGAAGAGCTGCCCGAGGGGAGCATGGACCCTATGGACTCAAAACGCCACAGAAGGTTCTCCCATGATGGGAACATGGACCAAGACAATGCAAGAAATCAAGATCAACAGAGTCCTTTCAAATATGGTGCACAAGACAATGACAAGGGTGTCAAGGAAGAGCCTCTGGATATTGATCTCTCCCAAAGTTACCGCAAACAGATGGAGCAAAGGAGGCTCCACCAACAGCTTCAAGAGCCAGACAAACAAGAAAAAGCTGGGAGTCCACAAGGCTTAGAAACGGAGGACCTGGAACACCGCAGTCTGGTACATGAAGTGGGCAAGCCACCTCAAGATGTCACAGATCATTTCCCATCTCATAAACTCAAGAAACTAGAGCAATTTGACGCAGATATCAGTGCCAAGAGGGGGGACCGTGTCTACAGGAGCTTCCGGCAAAAAAGTGAAGATCCTGAGTGGCACAACACTGCATCTCCAGGCTTGCAACACTTCTCTCATCATGCTGAGCAGGACTTTGCTGAATCTTCACATCTCAGGGAGGTTAAAACGGAGGATAAAAGCCACCCAGAACTGGAGCTGGCAGTCAAAAGGACACATACAACGCAAATGTCCAAGCCAAGCACTCCTTTACAACTTAGTGAAGAAGAGCGGGAAAAACAGTGGGAGAGCAGAGTCAAGCAAGATTTTTTACCTGACTTAAACTTCTCCAGAGGCATTGGAAAAAATACACACAATCGCAAGCGTTTGGAGTATGGAATTTTGCAAGATTTGGAGCCTGGGGAAGTACGATCCGATTCCGAAGAGGATAGAGAGCACAAACCACATTCTCCTATGCCCTCCACTTCTATGCCTGACGGGCAACGAGTGGACAGATTTTCAGACCCCAAGCTTGCCACTTTGGAGAGGATGAAGTTTTACTCCTTTGCACTTGACCAGACCATCACACCAGATACCAAGGCCCTGCTAGAGCGAGCAaagtctctgtcctcctctagggaGGACAACTGGTCTTTCTTGGATTATGATTCACACTTTGCTGGTTTGCGCAGCAGGAAAGATACTGAAAAGGTTGAGTCGGCACCACGGCCTACACCCTCTTGGtacatgaagaagaagaaaattcGCAGTGGTGGGTCTGAAGACAAACTAGATGACAGGAAGGAAGACCCCAAGCCCAAGCCAGAGGAACATGAACGCAGGGAACTGTTTGCCTCCCGTTTCCTACACAGCTCAATCTTTGAGCAGGACTCAAGACGTCTTCAGCACCTAGAGCGAAAGCATGAGGACCCTGAGCAAAGTCCGGCTCACCAAACTGATCAGCAAGGCCTGGCAGATGGGCAGCCTGACACAGAACCAGTTGTCCTCTTCCATAGCCGCTTTTTAGAGTTCACGCGGCTGCAACAGCAGAAAGACCAACAGTTACATGAAGTAAAAAGAGCAGATTCTGTAGATAGTAATAGGGTGGAGAAGTCACTGGAGGCAGAACAGCAACCTCTGCAGTTTCCTAAAACCTCAGAACCGGTCATGGATCCAGAGACTAAACCTACTAGCCCTGCTGAGAACCACATAATTTCCCAGCCCCCACTTATGCCCAAGGAGATGTCTCCACCTAAGCAAATGTCTCCACCCCTTCCACCCAAAGAAATGTCTCCACCCAAGGAAATGGCTCCACCCCTTCCACCCAAGGAAATGGCTCCACCCCTTCCACCCAAGGAAATGGCTCCACCCCTTCCACCCAAGCACACGTCTCCACCCCTTCCACCCAAGCACACGTCTCCACCCCTTCCACCCAAGCACACGTCTCCACCCCTTCCACCCAAGGAAATGTCTCCACCCAAGCACACGTCTCCACCCCTTCCACCCAAGGGAATGTCTCCACCCAAGCATACGTCTCCACCCCTTCCACCCAAGGAAATGTCTCCACCCAAGCATACGTCTCCACCCCTTCCACCCAAGGAAATGTCTCCACCCAAGCATACGTCTCCACCCCTTCCACCCAAGGAAATGTCTCCACCCAAGCATACGTCTCCACCCCTTCCACCCAAGGAAATGTCTCCACCCAAGCATACTTCTCCACCCCTTCCACCCAAAGAAATGTCTCCACCCCTGCCACCCAAGGAAATGTTTCCACCTCTTCCACCCAAAGAGATGTCTCCAACAGTGGAAACACATGACCTGTTTACTCCAGAGCCAAAGGGTCCAGAGCCAGCTGCACCTGAACCTTTGACAAAAGAAAACAGAGAAAATGAacagctccctcccctcctgcAAATACCTCCATGTGAGATGTTGACCCCTGCTTCTGTTAATTTAGTAGCCCCTGAGCACATCCGTTCTGTGAGAAAAGTTAAAAGAACCCCTAGTGGAGAGAAATCTGAAGATATAACTCAGGATATTCAAATGTTGAACCCCGAGCAGTCTTCCAGCAGTGATTGCCTTCATGAAACATCAGTGAGTAGTTTTGTACCAGAGCCTGAGCTGGCGGCACCTGAATTACCACCTGAAATGTTAAGTTCCACAGCACCTAACCCTGTTGAGGAGATGGAGGTTTCAAAAGATGATACCAACACTGACAATACAGACACTCATACAGAGGTGGAAAAGAAACTTGAACTCAATCAGACCCAGGTGCTTGTTGATAATGAAACCAGTGATGAGTCAATTTCACCACCTCAAAAGTCCAAGAACAAAAAGAGTAAGTCTCCTACTCAAGCCCCACTGACTCCTTTGGTTTCAACAACTAGTTCAGAGAAACCGCTTACCCGCAAGAGTGAACGCACAAAACGTGCATCATCCCCAAGAGCAGAGTCTTCAAAGGGAAACTCAGATTCCAAATCCACAGGCAAGTCTCCCATACATGGAGCAGACCCTGAACATGGCACAGAGCAGAGTATATCTGTTGGAAGAGCAAGGCGTAGAAATGTGAAATCTGTGTATGCCACCCCAGTTGAGGAAGATGCCACTAAGGGGGCTGGAAAGGATGTAACTGAGTCACCCCGCACTGCACGGAAACGAGGTGGAGACAAAGACAAGGAAGCAGCCCCTCAGCAACCGTTAGAGCAGGATTCCCTTGCACCTATTACTTCAAGGCGGGGACGTCCCCCTAAGAATCGGCGACAAGGAGAGGACATGTTAACAGCTAAAGGGGATAGATCGAAAATGGAGACCAAGGATACAGACTCCAATGAATCAGAGAGCAGTGAAAGAATTTCAAAAGTGTCAAAAGGCAGACATTCTCCTCATGGTCATAAAGCTTTGGCAAGTCAATTACCCATGCCCATAGCGACTGGATCAAGTAGGAAGGGGGACAAAACTGAACCACCTGAAGATGTTTCTCAGCAGATGGATTTTACAGAAGCCAGTTTGGCCATGCAGGATTGCACTGTCTCATGTAAGGAAGATACTGTAGCACCAGGTGTGACAAAGAAAGAGGAGAATGTTAAGCAACAACTAGGAACAGAGAAATCAcgagataaagacagacagaaaaaggACCCTGTTGATGAGAAAGCCAGTGTAACTAAATTTGGTGAGAAAGAGTCTGAACCACCAGTCGTGGAAGAACAGCCTGTATTGGAGAAAATGGAGAAGAGTGGGAGAGGAAAAGCTCCACGCTTGACACGGACTCCAAAATCTCCTGTCCTCAAGAACCTGAAGATCAGACTAAATGTCACTGAGGTGAAAGATTTGCTTCAAATGGGGGATGAGGAGCCTGAAAATGGGGATGATTCTTCTAAAAAGACCAAACCAGGCGAATCTACTAATGACTCATTATTAGAGTCTAGCCCAGGAAAAGATGTGAGTTCTAGCAATGAGGATAAAGATGAGAGCACACCAGAAATTAAGCCGCCAATAGATCCTAAAACTTTGCTACAACAGGAACAGGAGCTTGAGCAAGCTGTGGAGAACATTGCTAAACTGACAGACCCAACCCTCCCAGCAGAGTCACCCACTCCACTTGCCCCACCATCTGCAGAATTAAAAATTGACACTGAGGAAGAGAAATCTGCCAATCCTGCTAGTGAGTATGAACTTGCTGCTGCTATTGATTCGATTATGGGTGAGGATATACCCGTCCCTCTGCCTCAAGAGCCGGTAATTAGTGCTGTTGTGGATTCAGACCTAGAGATTCCATCCTTCGTCCAGCCGACCAAGGGAGCTGAACCTGTTAGTAACATATCCCCTATTCAGGGGGAGTCCTTTTTCCCAACTACACCCAGGAAGGGTGCTAAGGGCAGAGCTAAAACACCGAAACGGTCTAAGAGCCAAAAATCAAACAATAAGGACGCTGTAAAAGAAATTTCATCAGAACCGGAGAACACCTCTATCACATCAGACAACATACCCTCCAATTCACAGCCTGTTCCAGAAACTATTCCCTCAACCCCAGCTGCCGGTGTCATTACAACCACCTCTTGGAAGCCTAAAACTGAGCATTTGGCTCCTAAGGCTACGGACATGCCTAAAGAATTGAAGTTACCTCCAGTCCTTACAGAGCACCCTCCACCTCAACATCTGAAACCTGTCTGCCCCCAAACAAAAAGTCCCACTCTCCCCaagcctcaacaacaacaaccaccaccaccaccatctgaGTGCATCTCACCTTCACTTTCTCCACCCCCAACCCGGCCAAACATCAGGCCCACACAGCCAAGCAGGATACCAGTTTCCCCACCAGATTGGCTCAACCAGTCCAAGGACACAGGTGTCCCTTCCTCTCCTAGAGCATCAGCAGCTTCCTTTGAGAACCCAGCAATTCCCTCTGACACTGAGCCCTTGGAGACTGAGCGTAACAATAGTGACTTGCGTAGGATTCTCATGAAGCACAAAAACGTTTCACTCACAGTCCCATGCAGTAGTTCTGTTCCTAGCAATTTGGCCACCTTATCCCTTAGGGATCCTCCACACCTACCTGAAAGTAATACCCCAAAGGTTGCTGTGACGAGTAAGACCTCTCTTAATGACAACAGGCCTCATCCAGCTCAGCCTGTAGTCCGGCCCCCAGCCTCACTACCATCCCCTGAGTCAAAGTCTGTCATTTCTGTTATTGCCTCCACTGCCACCTCTGTTATCAGTCGTGTTTGCAATCCACCTGACATGGAGAAGGTTAATGTGTCAGTTGACCGAAATCCCGTAGTGGACATGCCACTTCCCAAGCAGACATACAGGCCGCCCAGCATGGAGGACAGGGACAGTGGTTCGTACCATGGACCATCAGTTGGCGAGGAGGGTGGAAGTGCTGGGAGGTACTTGGTTGAGAGTCTGGGTACTGGCTCCAGCCCAGGTCTAAGGGTGAATACCTCAGAGGGAGTGGTGGTGTTGAGTCACTCAGGACAGATCAAGGAGGGACCACAGAGGATAAGTGCCAAAATCAGCCAGATCCCACCAGCTACTGTAGTTGACATGGAATCTCAGCAGCTAGTGTCCATGCCCCAGATAAAACAGGAGATGTATACCCACTCCCAGTCAAACACTCCAAAGTGTCCTCCAATACAGACAGACCATGGGCACCTTAAGACGCAACAAACGGTTTCCTCCATTAAACAAGAAAACACTGGTATGGAAAAGTTAGAATCTCCCTACCCATCAGGGCCTCAAGGAGGAGTCGTGAAGAGGCTTCAGCAGACAGTTGGTAATCCACAAGTGATGGGTTACCATCATTCAGAGTTCACAATGTTATTGAAGCATCCAAAGAAAGTGGATGGGGTTGACGGTTTGAACGCTGATGGGTGTAAACCATCTTGGACCTCTGCCATAAGTCCTGCAATGAGCCCCCACCTGCCCTCTCCGGCTGGCAACCATGTAGGCTTTGTTCCCGGTTCGGCCACTGACAGAACTCCCTCACATCTCAGTGGGGTCAAACAGGAGCCCCGTTCTCCTCGCAAGTCAGGCCATCCACATTCTCCGTTCACTAAAGTGTCCTCCCCCATCGGCTCCTCCTCTCCCAAAGGCCTCCCTGGGATGCTGCCCTCTAGCCTGCCCACCATGCAGCAGTATGTCACCAGTGTCCACCACCCTGAGCAGTCTGTCATCATGCAACCTCACAGTGCTCACGGTGGCATTGGAAGGATGTCACCCCATCGTGCCTCCCAAGCAATCCCCATGGGGCACCTTGTCCAAGGAGAGGTCAGGGTGAACACGCCACCCCTATCTGTCATGAGTTTCGGGATGCATGGAGACCCTCTTGCCTCTCCCTGGTCTGGTCCTCTCCAGCAACGCCCCACTTCGCCCCAGGCGGTAGGCAGAGACATAGTCCTCAAGGTTAACCCTGGGAATGTGAGGGGCCATGAGGGAGAGCAAGATGATGCCAGGCGCTTCCATCAGGCCACAGGAAGACAATCTGCCACACAGCTGAAAGCAGAGACTATGCAGCCGGATCCCCGTGGTGCTCTACTTAGCGGGCTGCAGCTGGACCCGTACATGTCGCCCAGGGACTTGCGTGTGCTCATGCACCACCCTCAGGGAGAGCGCTCGGCCCCAGAGCCACACCAGGGACACATCCAAGAAACTGTCCCACCCTCCTCAACATCTACCAACATCACCTCGTCGATGTCCCCCAGGGCACATCTGCTGGCTAAAGGTGTGTCCGAGAAGGATGTCACAAAGCCACAGGAGGTCAAGAGGCCACACTCTCCTCCGAAGGATGGGATGATGGGGTTTCGGCCAAGTATGGCCGCCATGGCGTCTCCCCAAAGGGTGCAGCTGCTGCCATCGGGGACGGGAGCTTCTTTCTCGGAGTATCCAGGAATTTACACCAACACCCGGGCCATCCATTCACAGATCACTGAGACCTCTCCTTTTGGGATCAACCAGGTACCTCTCAACACCACTTCTGCCTTA GGTGCAGATCCCAGCCAGTCACAAGCTGAAGTCAAGGTGAAACAAGTTGAGCAGCAACCTGTGAACATGGTGCAGCTGCTCACG AAGTACCCGATAGTGTGGCAAGGGCTGCTGGCACTGAAAAATGACCAGGCTGCTGTCCAGTTGCATTTTGTCTGTGGCAACAAAGGATTGGCCCTACGGTCACTGCCCCTACCGGAGGGAGGATCGCTGCTTCGGATCGTCCAGAGAATGAGACTCGAGGCGTCACAACTGGATGGTGTGGCTAGAAGAATGACA CAGGGGGAGAGTGAGTTCTGTCTCCTGCTTGCCCTGCCATGTGGACGGGACCAGGAGGATGTCCTGAACCAGACCCAGGCCCTAAGAACTGCTTTCATCAACTACCTTCAGGCCAAGCTGGCTGCAGGCATCATCAATGTCCCCAACCCAGGCTCCAATCAG CCTGCCTACGTGTTGCAGATATTCCCACCATGTGAGTTTTCAGAGAGCCACCTATCCCGGCTAGCCCCTGACCTCCTCAACCGGATCTCCAATATCTCCCCTCACCTCATGATTGTCATCACTTCTGTTTAA